The Thiorhodovibrio litoralis genome includes a window with the following:
- a CDS encoding HD domain-containing phosphohydrolase, whose amino-acid sequence MNTRMLAALAALVVVFAIALAGVFAFAQSERARDMQSLRAQLSIVADSRAQAVEHWLDQQRQLLMDLINNESLQVYLNVVNLQRSGAEATGGDVPDSDANSDPDTDQSGAELTYLRNLLNATARRGGFVARADGEPLPANVRPMGSAGLALLDTQGAVLVSSSGMPPPQGDLEEFVADTPLAENGFFGLERNAQGELIVAWLLPVLTQQDGTGAADVAARLLAVRPVSDDFFAALEQPGETAETAETYLLRKQGQRLEYLSALEDGSAPLSKQLAVGDDSGIDLSAVETPGAFHQGFDYQAAPAFAVSRAISGTPWVLVHLVEQSEALEQSDRRRAMLISVLVTIVIAVAAAILLVWRFATSARVEQAAREYRASAERFESLSRFLDAVSDTQPHAIFATDADNRLTFANKRTAELTGIPKEELPGHTLIGALGQDRGGLYQQLASEALDNQEETMVTHSFDAVDQEGAPEAVWRSYHQPLPAEGEKPAGVLTTIEDLTNLTLERRRRERNTRQLIDTLVGLVDERDPDSAQQSQFVGQVARQVALDMGLDEALVETADQAGRLVNIGKIRVPRAVLTKQGPLTDDERALVRTALDEGPSLLRHLEFDGPVIETLEQINERVDGQGRPRGLAGAEILQTAQVVALANSFVALISPRSFRDGKPFEEAEAELLADADRRFDKKAVLSLLNYLNNKNGRSEWAFMARSHGQEAA is encoded by the coding sequence ATGAACACACGCATGCTCGCGGCACTTGCTGCTCTGGTCGTTGTTTTTGCCATCGCTCTCGCCGGTGTTTTCGCCTTTGCGCAGAGCGAACGGGCGCGCGATATGCAGAGTTTACGCGCGCAACTTAGCATCGTGGCGGACAGCCGCGCGCAAGCGGTAGAACATTGGCTCGATCAGCAGCGCCAGTTACTGATGGATCTGATCAACAACGAGTCGCTTCAAGTCTATCTGAACGTCGTGAATCTGCAGCGATCCGGCGCTGAGGCAACCGGAGGTGATGTCCCCGACAGCGACGCCAATAGCGACCCCGATACCGACCAGTCTGGCGCGGAATTGACTTACTTACGTAATCTGCTCAACGCGACGGCGCGGCGGGGTGGTTTTGTGGCGCGGGCTGACGGTGAGCCGCTCCCGGCCAATGTCCGGCCAATGGGATCGGCCGGGTTGGCGCTGCTCGATACGCAGGGCGCGGTGCTGGTGTCAAGCAGTGGGATGCCACCACCGCAGGGCGACCTGGAAGAATTTGTGGCTGACACGCCGCTGGCCGAAAATGGGTTTTTTGGACTCGAACGCAACGCGCAAGGTGAGCTGATTGTTGCTTGGCTGCTGCCGGTGCTGACGCAGCAGGATGGCACAGGCGCGGCAGATGTGGCCGCGCGCTTGCTTGCCGTGCGGCCGGTGAGTGATGACTTTTTTGCCGCACTGGAGCAGCCAGGCGAAACGGCTGAAACAGCCGAGACCTATCTGCTGCGCAAACAGGGGCAGCGGCTTGAATACCTCAGCGCACTGGAAGACGGCAGCGCGCCGCTGAGCAAACAACTCGCTGTAGGCGATGACTCTGGAATTGACTTGAGCGCCGTTGAGACGCCTGGGGCTTTCCACCAGGGATTTGACTACCAAGCGGCCCCTGCCTTTGCTGTCAGCCGGGCGATTTCTGGCACACCCTGGGTATTGGTGCATCTTGTCGAGCAGAGCGAAGCCCTGGAGCAGAGCGATCGGCGGCGGGCGATGCTGATCAGCGTGCTGGTGACCATTGTGATTGCGGTGGCGGCAGCCATCCTGCTGGTTTGGCGATTTGCGACCTCCGCGCGCGTGGAGCAGGCGGCGCGCGAATACCGCGCCTCGGCGGAGCGTTTTGAGTCGCTGTCGCGCTTTCTGGATGCGGTCAGCGATACCCAGCCACATGCGATTTTTGCCACCGATGCGGACAATCGGCTTACCTTTGCCAATAAGCGCACAGCCGAGTTGACCGGTATCCCGAAGGAAGAACTGCCAGGCCACACTCTGATTGGCGCACTGGGGCAAGATCGCGGGGGACTGTATCAGCAATTGGCCAGCGAGGCGCTGGACAACCAAGAGGAGACGATGGTCACGCACTCCTTCGATGCGGTCGATCAAGAGGGGGCGCCAGAGGCGGTGTGGCGATCGTATCATCAGCCGCTGCCAGCGGAGGGCGAAAAGCCGGCGGGCGTGCTGACCACGATTGAAGATCTGACGAATCTCACACTCGAACGGCGCCGCCGCGAGCGCAATACCCGGCAGCTGATCGATACCCTGGTTGGCCTGGTGGACGAGCGTGATCCCGACTCGGCTCAGCAATCGCAGTTTGTGGGACAGGTGGCGCGGCAAGTCGCGCTCGACATGGGACTCGATGAGGCGTTGGTGGAAACGGCAGACCAAGCCGGTCGGCTGGTGAACATCGGCAAGATTCGCGTTCCGCGGGCGGTGCTCACCAAGCAAGGCCCCCTGACAGATGACGAACGCGCCCTGGTGCGCACTGCCCTGGATGAGGGACCGAGCCTGCTCAGGCATCTGGAGTTTGACGGTCCAGTGATCGAAACATTGGAACAAATCAATGAGCGTGTGGACGGCCAAGGCCGCCCACGCGGGCTCGCGGGGGCTGAAATCCTGCAAACGGCACAAGTGGTGGCTCTGGCCAATTCCTTTGTGGCCTTGATCAGCCCGAGGTCTTTCCGCGATGGCAAGCCCTTCGAGGAGGCTGAGGCGGAGTTGCTGGCGGACGCGGATCGACGGTTCGACAAGAAGG
- a CDS encoding transglutaminase-like cysteine peptidase encodes MNFASMPPEPAPRSSSLCKPGRPPDRIRLHRRERWLMAAIIVAQCLMLSAAVAGGFDRGGIFGKTGKMFTNFRPIPQWPKLLERYRAEERKDRDCHSSGRGRCPYTEWTRTIERLRGKDKATQVREINRFANNWSYITDPVNWGKEDYWATPGEFFDKSGDCEDFAIVKFMSLRALGFSNAELRLVAVKDLNLKVGHSVTLVDLGGRIMLMDNQIKQVVQASTVRHYKPVFAANETTWWLFK; translated from the coding sequence ATGAACTTTGCCTCCATGCCGCCTGAACCGGCTCCACGTTCGTCTTCCCTGTGCAAGCCGGGGCGGCCCCCGGACCGCATCCGGCTGCATCGTCGCGAGCGTTGGCTGATGGCCGCCATCATCGTCGCGCAGTGCCTCATGCTGTCCGCAGCCGTGGCCGGCGGATTCGACCGCGGCGGTATTTTTGGCAAAACAGGCAAGATGTTCACCAACTTTCGTCCCATTCCGCAGTGGCCAAAGCTGCTTGAGCGCTATCGCGCTGAAGAGCGCAAAGACCGCGATTGCCACAGCAGCGGCCGCGGTCGTTGCCCTTATACCGAGTGGACCCGCACCATCGAGCGCCTGCGTGGCAAAGACAAAGCCACCCAGGTGCGCGAGATCAACCGCTTCGCCAACAACTGGTCCTACATCACCGACCCCGTCAACTGGGGCAAAGAAGACTACTGGGCGACGCCAGGCGAGTTCTTCGATAAGTCTGGCGATTGCGAGGACTTCGCCATCGTCAAGTTCATGAGTCTGCGCGCGCTGGGCTTCAGCAACGCCGAGTTACGCCTGGTCGCGGTGAAGGATCTGAACCTCAAAGTCGGCCATAGCGTCACTTTGGTTGATCTCGGCGGGCGCATCATGTTGATGGACAACCAGATCAAGCAGGTGGTCCAGGCCAGCACCGTGCGTCACTATAAACCGGTCTTCGCGGCGAATGAAACCACTTGGTGGCTATTTAAGTAG